One genomic window of Trichlorobacter lovleyi includes the following:
- a CDS encoding 4Fe-4S dicluster domain-containing protein produces the protein MSKNGLLIDYEYCTGCHSCEVSCKNEHNIPRGQWGIKLTQVGPFQIDADKWEWNYVPVPTQLCDLCEKRTANGDVPSCVLHCLGGCMQYGPVEELAKKAADKGTKVAIFVP, from the coding sequence ATGTCAAAAAACGGTTTGTTGATAGATTACGAATACTGCACAGGCTGCCATAGCTGTGAAGTTTCGTGCAAGAACGAGCACAACATCCCACGTGGTCAGTGGGGGATCAAGCTGACCCAGGTTGGCCCGTTTCAGATAGATGCCGACAAGTGGGAGTGGAACTATGTACCGGTTCCGACCCAACTGTGTGACCTGTGTGAAAAAAGGACAGCCAACGGAGATGTACCATCCTGCGTCCTGCACTGCCTCGGCGGCTGCATGCAGTATGGTCCTGTGGAAGAACTGGCCAAGAAAGCGGCTGATAAAGGCACCAAAGTCGCAATCTTTGTACCGTAG
- a CDS encoding molybdopterin-dependent oxidoreductase, which yields MKLHVKNGKLVKVEGDPEHPITNGRLCIRCLTLPEYVHHPQRITHPMKRDPKNRGKEAWTKISWDEAWDIIVPKIKQLKADHGAESIVVFGGTGREACLYYYPLGFASIGTPNVCYPLSGWSCYGPRCAITDYILGAGYPEIDNAGYYPDRFDNPKYVLPKYIMEWGKNPLMSNPDGFFGHSLIDMMKRGSKMICIDPRITWLGTRAEHVCQLRPGSDAALALGFLNVIINEDLYDHDFVDNWTYGFDELKERVQEYPPEKVAEITWVPKEKIIEVARAFATNKPSTIQWGLAVDENPNGVQLGHAILSLAAITGNIDVPGGITIGPPAALLGKWRVETRRNLSEELWDKRIGAKEWPALSTAMATTHPDETLDTLETERPYKLRMGWFNSSNFLSPTCCACPDRWYKGLKKLEFNVVQDCFMTPTAMALADIFLPLPTFAEHDGVVITHFGRNAVFLGAINEALRVGDTRSDIEVCIELGKKLHPDMWPFDDVPDFFTKQLKPELGVDFEGLRELGVWQPDYTYRKFEKGGLRTDGEPGFNTVTGMVELTSTLFEAWGDDALPYFKEPPYSPYSTPELWKEYPLVLTTGSRKFTSFHSEHRQIGTLREIDPDPIVEINPATAKSLGIIDGDNVMIENMFGKCKMKAQLTPTIHEKVVHCTHGWWFPEKAAEEPSLYGVWEANVNTLVPHKHIGKLGFGAPHKQMICKIYRVDPGHTFTLDSLS from the coding sequence ATGAAGCTGCACGTAAAGAACGGCAAGCTGGTCAAGGTTGAAGGTGACCCTGAGCACCCGATCACCAACGGTCGTTTGTGTATCCGTTGTCTGACGCTGCCCGAGTATGTCCACCACCCACAACGGATCACTCACCCGATGAAGCGTGATCCGAAGAACCGTGGTAAAGAAGCCTGGACCAAAATCTCATGGGATGAGGCCTGGGATATCATTGTACCCAAGATCAAGCAACTGAAGGCTGATCACGGCGCAGAATCCATCGTCGTGTTCGGTGGAACAGGTCGTGAGGCCTGCCTGTATTACTATCCGCTCGGCTTTGCGTCAATCGGTACTCCGAACGTCTGCTATCCGCTCAGCGGCTGGTCATGCTACGGTCCCCGTTGCGCCATCACCGACTACATCCTCGGTGCCGGCTATCCTGAGATCGACAACGCCGGTTACTATCCGGACCGTTTTGACAACCCCAAATATGTACTGCCCAAGTACATCATGGAGTGGGGTAAGAACCCCCTGATGTCCAACCCTGACGGCTTCTTCGGTCACTCCCTGATCGATATGATGAAGCGCGGCTCCAAGATGATCTGCATCGACCCACGTATCACCTGGCTGGGTACCCGTGCAGAGCATGTCTGTCAGCTGCGTCCCGGCTCCGATGCCGCTCTGGCACTGGGCTTCCTGAACGTCATCATCAATGAAGACCTGTATGACCACGACTTCGTCGATAACTGGACCTATGGTTTTGACGAGTTGAAAGAGCGTGTTCAGGAGTATCCGCCCGAGAAGGTTGCGGAGATTACCTGGGTACCGAAAGAGAAGATCATTGAAGTTGCCCGTGCCTTTGCCACCAATAAGCCCTCCACCATTCAGTGGGGTCTGGCAGTGGACGAAAACCCCAACGGCGTACAGCTTGGCCATGCCATCCTGTCCCTGGCTGCCATCACCGGTAACATCGACGTTCCGGGCGGCATCACCATCGGCCCGCCTGCCGCACTGCTGGGCAAATGGCGTGTTGAGACCCGCCGTAACCTCTCCGAAGAACTGTGGGACAAGCGGATCGGCGCTAAAGAATGGCCGGCACTCAGCACCGCCATGGCCACCACCCACCCGGACGAGACCCTGGATACGCTGGAGACCGAGCGTCCCTACAAGCTGCGGATGGGCTGGTTCAACAGCAGTAACTTCCTGTCTCCGACCTGCTGCGCCTGTCCTGACCGCTGGTACAAGGGACTCAAGAAGCTTGAGTTCAACGTGGTACAGGATTGCTTCATGACCCCGACGGCAATGGCCCTGGCAGATATCTTCCTGCCGCTGCCTACCTTCGCCGAGCATGATGGCGTGGTTATTACCCACTTCGGCCGTAACGCCGTATTCCTTGGTGCAATCAACGAGGCGTTGCGCGTTGGCGACACCAGATCAGATATCGAAGTATGTATCGAGCTTGGTAAGAAACTCCATCCCGATATGTGGCCCTTCGACGACGTGCCTGACTTCTTCACCAAGCAGCTCAAGCCTGAGCTGGGTGTCGACTTTGAAGGCCTGCGTGAGCTGGGTGTGTGGCAGCCTGACTACACCTACCGCAAGTTTGAAAAGGGTGGTCTCCGTACCGATGGTGAGCCCGGTTTCAACACTGTTACCGGTATGGTCGAGCTGACCTCTACCCTGTTTGAGGCCTGGGGCGACGATGCCCTGCCGTACTTCAAAGAGCCGCCTTACAGCCCCTACAGCACGCCGGAACTCTGGAAAGAGTATCCGCTGGTACTGACCACGGGTTCACGGAAGTTCACTTCATTCCACTCCGAGCACAGACAGATCGGTACGCTGCGTGAAATCGATCCGGATCCGATCGTCGAAATCAATCCGGCGACCGCCAAGTCACTTGGTATCATCGATGGCGACAACGTCATGATCGAGAACATGTTCGGCAAGTGTAAGATGAAGGCACAATTGACTCCTACCATCCATGAGAAGGTAGTGCATTGTACCCACGGCTGGTGGTTCCCCGAGAAGGCTGCAGAAGAGCCAAGCCTGTACGGTGTCTGGGAAGCCAACGTCAACACCCTGGTACCACACAAGCATATCGGCAAGCTGGGCTTCGGTGCCCCGCATAAGCAGATGATCTGTAAGATCTACAGGGTTGACCCCGGTCATACCTTCACGCTGGATAGCTTGAGCTGA
- the glp gene encoding gephyrin-like molybdotransferase Glp, whose protein sequence is MISINAAQEIVLKHTTQIDIESVPLLEAIGRIIAVDMRAPHDLPLSNNSAMDGYALALRQGQEEWNVVDFIPAGLLRTAPVCQGDTVKIMTGAPVPAGCDTVVPIEDVIEDNGVIRLNCALKRGSHIRKHGEDIQKGNLLIKSGSPVRPQEIGLLASFGWSTLPVYRKPRIAILATGDELLEIGSIPSPGKIINSNSYSLAAQLIQAGGEPVLIGIAADTRKATRDKIVEGLQADGLIISGGASVGDRDFVRETILELQGELQFSKVNMKPGKPATFATIGSKPVFALPGNPVAAMVCFEMFVRPAILKMLGYSQLMRPTVKAVLSGQVLNSGERPHLVSVRVAPEGDSYKASTITNQSSANLASLTAGNGLLRLEPHSLLLADSVVEITLLDPDLGTGDIHYGTL, encoded by the coding sequence ATGATCAGCATCAATGCTGCACAGGAAATTGTCCTAAAACACACAACACAAATCGATATTGAGTCCGTCCCCCTCCTGGAGGCGATCGGCAGAATCATTGCCGTTGACATGCGGGCGCCCCATGACCTCCCGTTATCAAACAACTCCGCAATGGATGGCTATGCGCTGGCTCTGCGGCAGGGACAGGAAGAGTGGAACGTCGTGGATTTCATTCCTGCCGGGTTGTTGCGCACAGCACCGGTCTGCCAGGGTGACACGGTCAAGATCATGACCGGCGCCCCGGTTCCGGCAGGCTGCGACACGGTGGTACCGATTGAGGATGTGATTGAAGACAATGGTGTGATCCGGCTGAACTGTGCCCTGAAGCGCGGTTCCCACATCAGGAAACATGGCGAGGACATACAAAAAGGCAATCTGCTGATCAAGTCCGGTTCGCCTGTCCGGCCTCAGGAGATCGGCCTTTTAGCATCATTCGGCTGGTCAACCCTGCCGGTCTACCGCAAGCCGCGTATCGCCATTCTTGCCACGGGAGATGAACTGCTGGAGATCGGTTCGATCCCCAGTCCGGGCAAGATCATCAACAGCAACAGCTACAGTCTGGCAGCCCAATTGATACAGGCCGGTGGAGAACCGGTGCTGATCGGCATTGCGGCAGACACCAGAAAGGCGACCAGAGACAAGATTGTTGAGGGGTTGCAGGCGGATGGCCTGATCATCTCAGGCGGCGCATCCGTGGGGGACCGCGACTTCGTCAGGGAAACGATCCTGGAACTGCAAGGCGAACTGCAGTTCAGCAAGGTGAATATGAAGCCCGGCAAACCGGCGACCTTTGCCACAATCGGCAGTAAGCCGGTCTTCGCGCTCCCCGGCAATCCAGTCGCGGCCATGGTCTGTTTTGAGATGTTCGTTCGCCCGGCCATTCTCAAGATGCTGGGGTATTCGCAGCTGATGCGGCCCACGGTCAAGGCCGTGCTGTCCGGACAGGTCTTGAACAGCGGCGAACGTCCCCACTTGGTCAGCGTCCGGGTCGCCCCTGAAGGAGACAGCTACAAGGCCTCCACCATCACCAACCAGAGCTCTGCCAACCTGGCATCACTGACAGCCGGCAACGGCTTGTTGAGGCTGGAACCGCACTCGTTACTCTTGGCTGACAGCGTCGTTGAAATTACCTTGCTGGACCCGGACCTGGGCACGGGGGATATTCATTATGGCACTCTATGA
- the aroF gene encoding 3-deoxy-7-phosphoheptulonate synthase has protein sequence MLIVMSHTASQSDIDKVIETVSGMGFTAAPIPGGERTAIGVLGNKGYVDDSKIRDLPGVQQAIHVSKPYKLVSRDFHPDNTIVDVAGVKIGEGERPVVVGGPCAVESEEQILTTARFVKQAGADLLRGGAFKPRTGPHTFQGLREEGLKLLAKARAATGLPIVTEVMSPDNVALVAEYADLLQVGARNMQNFDLLRELGRIRKPILLKRGMSATIEEFLAAAEYILAEGNDQVILCERGIRTFETATRNTLDLAMVPLVKELTHLPVMVDPSHATGKRSLVTPMSKAALVAGAHGVLVEVHPEPEKALSDGPQSLTFPGFEALMADLRRLQQCLACCDIAP, from the coding sequence ATGTTGATCGTAATGAGCCACACCGCCAGCCAGTCAGATATAGACAAGGTCATTGAGACGGTCAGCGGGATGGGATTCACCGCCGCCCCGATTCCCGGTGGAGAACGGACCGCCATCGGCGTTTTGGGCAACAAAGGCTACGTGGATGACTCCAAGATCCGCGACCTGCCCGGCGTACAGCAGGCGATCCATGTCTCCAAGCCGTACAAACTGGTCTCCCGCGACTTTCACCCTGACAACACCATCGTTGACGTGGCCGGCGTCAAGATCGGCGAGGGAGAACGCCCGGTGGTGGTGGGTGGTCCCTGCGCCGTAGAATCGGAAGAACAGATCCTCACCACCGCCCGCTTTGTCAAACAGGCCGGTGCCGACCTGCTACGGGGCGGCGCCTTCAAACCCCGCACCGGCCCCCACACCTTCCAGGGGCTGCGGGAAGAAGGGCTGAAACTGTTGGCCAAGGCCCGTGCAGCCACCGGCCTGCCGATCGTCACCGAAGTCATGAGCCCCGACAACGTCGCCCTGGTGGCTGAGTATGCCGACCTGCTGCAGGTTGGTGCCCGCAACATGCAGAACTTTGACCTGCTGCGAGAACTGGGCAGGATCAGAAAGCCGATCCTGCTCAAGCGCGGCATGAGCGCCACCATCGAAGAATTTCTGGCTGCTGCCGAATACATCCTGGCCGAAGGGAATGACCAGGTCATCCTTTGCGAGCGCGGCATCCGCACCTTTGAGACCGCCACCCGCAACACCCTCGACCTGGCCATGGTGCCGCTGGTCAAGGAACTGACCCACCTGCCGGTCATGGTCGATCCCTCCCACGCCACCGGCAAACGCAGCCTGGTCACCCCGATGTCCAAGGCCGCCCTGGTGGCCGGTGCCCACGGTGTATTGGTAGAGGTGCATCCTGAGCCTGAAAAGGCCTTGTCCGACGGCCCTCAATCCCTGACCTTTCCCGGCTTTGAGGCCTTGATGGCTGATCTGAGACGTTTGCAGCAGTGCCTAGCCTGTTGCGATATCGCACCTTGA
- a CDS encoding methyltransferase domain-containing protein, translating to MSEISTTAPGQPGPETGLLTFPAALQGCNVLVWGCSNKEQLRALAEQIGPEGQLLVAEPAGPKLLLPARPCPVRLLPSEGTADCTDNSCDLVLVTEQFNLLPDKAVLLQRLFRLLKPGGELYLNTLFADRRLPEQLCQPPAAGDLLLSGALYSHDFRRLLSAAGWPDYRVVAVYPHLPEPDQQTAFGMVAFSRRIIRTFKLTSLEDICEDYGQVVTYNGTLPGSPHSFVLDNHHTFYTGRPERVCGNSAALVQETRFGKYFSVSGDRSRHFGPFPC from the coding sequence ATGTCTGAAATCAGTACGACAGCACCCGGCCAGCCCGGGCCTGAAACCGGCCTGCTGACATTCCCCGCAGCCCTGCAGGGCTGCAACGTACTGGTCTGGGGCTGCAGCAACAAAGAACAGCTCAGAGCGCTTGCGGAACAGATCGGCCCAGAGGGGCAGTTGCTGGTGGCCGAACCTGCCGGACCGAAACTGCTGCTGCCCGCGCGGCCCTGTCCGGTGCGCCTGCTGCCCTCTGAGGGGACAGCTGATTGTACGGACAACTCGTGTGATCTGGTGCTGGTAACCGAGCAGTTCAATCTGCTGCCGGACAAGGCAGTGCTCCTGCAACGGCTTTTCAGACTGCTGAAGCCGGGGGGTGAACTGTACCTGAACACCCTGTTTGCAGACCGGCGCCTACCTGAGCAGTTGTGCCAGCCCCCTGCTGCCGGCGACCTGCTTCTGAGCGGGGCACTCTACAGCCACGATTTCCGCCGTTTGCTGTCCGCTGCCGGCTGGCCGGACTACCGGGTGGTTGCCGTATATCCCCATCTGCCTGAGCCGGACCAGCAAACCGCATTCGGCATGGTGGCATTCAGCCGCAGGATCATCCGCACCTTCAAGCTGACCAGCCTGGAGGATATCTGCGAGGACTACGGCCAGGTCGTCACCTACAACGGCACCCTGCCCGGCAGTCCGCACAGCTTTGTCCTGGACAACCACCATACCTTTTATACCGGCAGACCGGAGCGGGTCTGCGGCAACAGCGCCGCATTGGTGCAGGAAACCCGCTTCGGCAAATATTTTAGCGTCAGTGGTGACCGTTCACGGCACTTTGGCCCCTTTCCCTGCTGA
- a CDS encoding (Fe-S)-binding protein gives MHEITYPATLKNCTGCGICRDSCPLLRESGCTPDEMARQGVTLNEALSCSFCGACRSACPDGLWPGEFFANKRSEAVSSGEFDVASFRYLFPDRPNNVMAMYRRQYGIEYADLAPGAASGTCFFPGCTLMSYSPVLTRAVFAHLQEQSSCQAIWTDCCGKLLEQLGLQERLQHAQEQLISYAREHAITRIITACPGCYYDMKKLLQPVGIRVESVYENLAFKAADAAGGVSCTVHDSCPDRFTGQWGQQVRAALQQRGYTLVEMPHSGSSTICCGSGGQLSHFRPDLVEELTDLRRTEFAQTGAAWLVAYCLSCVLKYDSMLAGLPVTHALSLLLDLPADYAGAKERSCEMFQGPEGEQRWAAVMTD, from the coding sequence ATGCATGAGATCACTTACCCTGCCACCCTGAAAAACTGTACCGGATGCGGTATCTGCAGAGACAGTTGCCCATTGTTGCGTGAGTCGGGCTGCACGCCGGATGAGATGGCGCGGCAGGGGGTAACGCTCAATGAGGCGCTCAGCTGTTCCTTTTGCGGTGCCTGCCGGTCTGCCTGTCCGGATGGCCTCTGGCCTGGTGAGTTTTTTGCCAACAAACGCAGTGAGGCGGTCAGCTCCGGCGAGTTTGATGTTGCCTCGTTTCGCTACCTCTTTCCCGACCGTCCCAATAATGTCATGGCCATGTACCGCAGGCAGTACGGCATCGAGTATGCCGATCTGGCCCCGGGCGCTGCCAGCGGCACCTGCTTTTTCCCGGGCTGCACCCTGATGAGTTACTCGCCGGTCCTGACCCGGGCGGTTTTTGCACACCTGCAGGAGCAAAGCTCATGTCAGGCGATCTGGACCGACTGCTGCGGCAAGCTGCTGGAACAGCTTGGGCTGCAGGAACGGCTGCAGCATGCACAGGAACAGCTGATCAGCTACGCCCGTGAACATGCCATCACTCGGATAATTACAGCCTGTCCCGGCTGTTACTACGATATGAAGAAGTTGTTGCAGCCGGTCGGCATTCGTGTTGAATCGGTGTACGAGAACCTGGCGTTCAAGGCGGCAGACGCTGCCGGAGGAGTCAGCTGTACGGTGCATGATTCCTGCCCTGACCGGTTTACGGGGCAGTGGGGCCAACAGGTGCGTGCTGCCTTGCAGCAGCGGGGCTACACCCTTGTTGAGATGCCCCACAGCGGCAGCTCCACCATCTGCTGCGGCAGCGGCGGTCAGCTCTCACACTTTCGTCCGGATCTGGTTGAGGAGTTGACGGATCTGCGCCGGACGGAGTTTGCGCAGACCGGCGCGGCCTGGCTGGTGGCATACTGTCTGAGCTGCGTCCTGAAGTACGACAGCATGCTGGCCGGTCTGCCGGTCACCCATGCCTTGAGCCTGCTGCTTGATCTGCCTGCGGATTATGCGGGTGCCAAGGAGCGTTCATGTGAGATGTTTCAAGGCCCGGAAGGTGAGCAACGCTGGGCCGCTGTTATGACAGACTGA
- the mobA gene encoding molybdenum cofactor guanylyltransferase has protein sequence MTAPVFQDITGIVLVGGKSRRMGQDKALLAVQGKTLVERALEPFQQAFAQVLLIGDRPERFAGCRLPVVPDLYPGSSLGGLYTGLYHARTEHVFVTSCDLPFPNPAILRYLCNARGSYDAVIPCSSQGAEPLFACYRKSCLDTMRNQLQEGIFSISTACSQLHVRQVPYPDIAPFDPAGTAFLNLNTPEDITLLS, from the coding sequence ATGACCGCACCGGTCTTTCAGGATATTACCGGCATTGTCCTGGTCGGGGGAAAGAGCCGCAGAATGGGGCAGGACAAGGCGTTACTCGCTGTTCAGGGGAAAACGCTGGTTGAACGGGCATTGGAGCCGTTTCAGCAAGCTTTTGCGCAGGTTCTGCTGATCGGGGACCGGCCGGAACGGTTTGCCGGCTGCCGGCTGCCTGTTGTGCCGGACCTGTACCCCGGCAGTTCACTTGGCGGACTGTACACCGGCCTTTACCACGCTAGGACCGAGCATGTCTTTGTCACCTCCTGCGACCTGCCTTTCCCCAATCCCGCAATCCTGCGTTACCTTTGCAATGCCAGGGGCAGCTATGATGCCGTCATCCCCTGCAGCAGCCAGGGGGCTGAGCCGCTCTTTGCCTGCTATCGCAAGAGCTGCCTAGATACCATGCGGAACCAGCTGCAGGAGGGGATTTTTTCGATCAGTACGGCCTGTTCACAGCTGCATGTCAGGCAGGTTCCCTACCCGGATATCGCGCCGTTTGATCCGGCTGGGACGGCATTCCTCAACCTGAATACACCTGAAGATATCACGCTGCTCAGCTGA
- a CDS encoding MIP/aquaporin family protein, whose product MKYGHEFIGELLGTFLLVFIGCSSVAVSVLFSAHAGLFQIALIWGIGVTIAIYATRHLSCAHLNPAVSVAMALGRRMTWQRLPVYVAAQFIGAFLAAALLYLLFSGSISQYEGIHAIVRGTPQSIKTAQIFGEFYPNPGAGAAAAVTLGGAFAAEAVGTFILVLMIFSLTEGCNLGRPSDNLCPFFIGLTVTVLISVLAPLTQAGLNPARDFSPRLFAWLMGWGTAALPDAHYGFLIVYMLGPVAGAMAASTLFTFVIEPLMQAKSLSGKACRPCA is encoded by the coding sequence ATGAAATACGGTCATGAATTTATCGGTGAGCTGCTGGGCACCTTTCTGCTGGTCTTTATCGGCTGTTCATCAGTGGCGGTATCGGTACTGTTCTCTGCCCACGCCGGACTGTTTCAGATCGCCCTGATCTGGGGCATCGGCGTGACCATTGCCATCTACGCCACCCGGCACCTTTCCTGCGCCCATCTGAATCCGGCCGTCAGCGTTGCCATGGCGCTCGGGCGCCGGATGACCTGGCAGCGGCTGCCGGTCTATGTGGCGGCCCAGTTTATCGGCGCCTTTCTTGCGGCAGCCCTGCTCTACCTGCTCTTTTCCGGTTCCATCAGCCAGTATGAGGGGATCCACGCCATTGTGCGCGGCACACCGCAGTCAATCAAGACGGCACAGATCTTTGGCGAGTTTTACCCCAATCCCGGCGCCGGCGCGGCAGCGGCGGTCACCTTGGGCGGGGCCTTCGCGGCTGAAGCGGTCGGGACCTTCATCCTGGTGCTGATGATCTTTTCCCTGACCGAGGGATGCAACCTGGGCCGCCCCTCCGACAACCTCTGCCCGTTCTTCATCGGGCTGACCGTCACCGTCCTGATCTCGGTACTCGCCCCCTTGACCCAGGCAGGCCTTAACCCGGCCCGCGACTTTTCCCCCCGACTGTTTGCCTGGCTGATGGGATGGGGGACCGCGGCGCTTCCCGATGCGCACTATGGTTTTCTGATTGTCTACATGCTGGGACCGGTGGCAGGCGCCATGGCAGCTTCAACGTTGTTTACCTTTGTGATTGAGCCGCTGATGCAGGCAAAGAGCCTGTCCGGCAAGGCCTGCAGACCCTGCGCATAG
- a CDS encoding MFS transporter yields MNQCVDNAERRLAAACLISFCCFFAAYMRMPIVPLLAVSLGADAVQAGLINATFMVTAALLSIPAGLVSDRLGRRPLLLGGMAVMAVSSFLLSRSHGLGQMAVVYLLFGAGLSTFSPALMSYVADVTPADRLGHAYGRYTMALYCGMTLGPAAGGYAAAVSGLQEVFVLVGGLFLAMLLLAYRCLPAPPPKPAATHRKTSAGPALLLILKNRPFLACLVATLGCCLGYGMFVTFMPLYMKGMGMQTVQVGYVFTAQALANALSRLPTGRLSDRINNKGILIGGGLALFSLAMAALAVCRSVPLLMLVAVVMGGGMGVAFTVICARIADLVPAEMRGLAVGCYNTCVYTGMMLSSVAMGPVIKLTGFAGAFVLNGSAGIVVLALFTVLFRSKGREACHSA; encoded by the coding sequence ATGAATCAGTGTGTGGATAATGCGGAGAGACGGCTTGCAGCGGCCTGCCTGATCAGCTTTTGCTGCTTCTTTGCCGCCTATATGAGGATGCCGATAGTCCCGTTGCTGGCTGTTTCACTGGGGGCTGATGCGGTCCAGGCCGGGTTGATCAACGCCACCTTCATGGTGACGGCTGCGCTGCTCTCAATTCCGGCCGGTCTTGTCTCCGATCGCCTGGGACGCAGACCCCTGCTGCTGGGGGGGATGGCGGTGATGGCGGTGTCGTCGTTTCTGTTGTCCCGCAGTCACGGGCTGGGGCAGATGGCGGTTGTCTACCTGCTGTTTGGCGCCGGGCTCTCAACCTTTTCCCCGGCGCTCATGTCCTATGTGGCCGATGTCACCCCTGCCGACAGGCTTGGGCATGCCTATGGCCGGTATACCATGGCGCTCTACTGCGGCATGACGCTTGGACCGGCTGCTGGTGGCTATGCCGCTGCCGTCAGCGGGTTGCAGGAGGTGTTTGTGCTGGTCGGCGGCCTGTTTCTGGCCATGCTGCTGCTGGCCTACCGCTGTCTGCCCGCCCCACCGCCCAAACCTGCCGCCACCCACCGTAAGACCTCTGCCGGGCCGGCACTGCTGCTGATCCTGAAAAACCGCCCCTTTCTGGCCTGTCTGGTTGCCACCCTCGGGTGTTGTCTGGGCTACGGCATGTTTGTCACCTTCATGCCTTTGTATATGAAGGGCATGGGGATGCAGACGGTCCAGGTCGGCTACGTCTTCACCGCTCAGGCCCTTGCCAATGCCCTGTCACGGCTGCCCACCGGCAGGCTGTCCGACCGGATCAATAACAAGGGGATCCTGATTGGCGGCGGTCTGGCGCTGTTCTCCCTGGCAATGGCAGCTCTGGCTGTCTGCCGCTCAGTGCCTCTGCTTATGCTTGTTGCCGTTGTCATGGGTGGCGGCATGGGGGTTGCCTTTACCGTGATCTGCGCCCGGATTGCCGACCTGGTCCCGGCTGAGATGCGCGGTCTTGCTGTCGGTTGCTACAACACCTGCGTCTATACCGGCATGATGCTCAGCTCGGTGGCCATGGGGCCGGTGATCAAGCTGACCGGATTTGCCGGAGCCTTTGTGTTGAACGGCAGTGCCGGGATCGTCGTGCTCGCTCTGTTCACGGTCCTTTTTCGCAGTAAGGGCAGAGAGGCTTGTCATTCTGCCTGA
- a CDS encoding molybdenum cofactor biosynthesis protein MoaE, with translation MIHAYASADAFDCLELYRSFLDQETDLTGTVVMHHGRVKRPGKQVPDFSRVELKPLVFDVDSRMMAIAEQAKTQFKLNQVLVVHRLGSINACDTVLFAVVSGTTRDRCFAACSWIVDEIKREEFIQLIEHP, from the coding sequence ATGATACACGCCTATGCATCAGCAGATGCCTTTGACTGCCTGGAGTTGTACCGCTCCTTTCTTGATCAGGAGACCGACCTGACCGGCACCGTGGTCATGCATCACGGCAGGGTGAAACGGCCCGGCAAGCAGGTACCTGACTTTTCCCGTGTCGAACTGAAACCGCTGGTCTTTGATGTTGACAGCCGGATGATGGCGATTGCAGAACAGGCGAAGACTCAGTTCAAGTTGAATCAGGTGCTGGTGGTTCACCGGCTGGGCAGCATCAATGCCTGCGATACGGTCCTGTTCGCGGTGGTCTCCGGCACAACCAGGGATCGCTGCTTTGCTGCCTGTTCCTGGATCGTTGATGAGATCAAGCGGGAAGAGTTCATTCAGCTGATTGAGCATCCCTGA